The genomic region TTGTTAATTATACCATAAAAACTTTTAATGGGCATCGCTTTACTAACCAAATCCCAAGCTTGTTTACTCTTAAGCTGAGAATTTAATGCCAACCCCCAATCAATTTGATTTACTCCTCTTTCTTGCAGAAAACTTAAAACCGTAAAGCGAGCCGTATTTTCATCGCCACTTTTAATTAAAGTCACTTCACCCTTATCTTCAAACACCAAAACCGGCTCACCATTTGTCGCTAAAACTGTTACTCGTGAAACAGAAATTTTTGTTTGCCAAGCCGGCACCACTACCACAACGACCGCTACAACAAAACTTAAACCCAAAACATAGGGTAAAAAATTAAAGCTTTTTTTCTGATTTTTTTTCTTTTTACCTTTTTGAAATCGGCTTGCCTGTTTTTGTTTTGCTTGCCACAAAGACAAAATCCAAACCAAAATAATCAGCCCATAAAGAGTCACAAGCTGCACAACTGAAATAGCGCCAACAGCAACAGAATTACCCGGCAACTGACTGAAATACTCAGCAATTTTAATTAGCCAGTGAGTAGGGTAAAAAAGCAAATAAGCTAAAGCGCTGCCAGCAGTCGGTACAAAAAAACCCGTAAAAGCGCTAATAAACCCACCCAAACTAATAACAGCAATCAGGGGAGCCGTGATAATGTTAACAATGATACTGTAGGGAGAAATAACATTAAAAGTATAAAGTTGTAGCGGTAAAGTCCACAGAGAAGCAGCCAAAGGAACAGCAATAACAGAAGCAATGGTAGTGGGCAACCAGTCGAGACGGGCTAAAATTCCGGGTACCGTCACCACCAGTCCCAAAGTTGCCAAAAAACTTAAATTAAAACCGATATCCCAAATCCAGCCTGGGTTAAATAATAATAAAAATGTGCCCGCTAAAAGCAAAGAACCCAAAGGCTTAACTTTTCGGTCAGTTAAAAGTGCTAATAAAGCACCTACACCCATCAAAGCAGCACGAGACACGGCAGGTTCAAAACCAGCCAAGCCGGTGAAGATAATAATAGCAGCAATTCCGACACCAAACTGCAAGCGATCAGAAAGGCGTTTTGTTAAAGCCAAAACCACACTTAAAATCAAGGAAACTTGAGCGCCTGAAGCTGCCACAGCATGAGCTAAACCAACTTGAGCAAACCAATCACGAACATCATAAGGTAAATCGACGGCTTCTTTGCCAAGGGTCATGGCGCTGACAAGTGGGCCTTCGGGGACACCGAGTTTGTCAACTTGGATGCGAGCAATATGCCGGCGCAGTAGCCACCAACCATATTTAGAGACGTTTTGACCTTCAGGAATATTAACTTGACGGGCTCGAAAGCCGGCAAAACAGCCTTCTTTGGCTAAATAAGCTTGAAAATCAAAAGCGCCTGGGTTGGCGGGGGGTTGGGGTTTGTAGAGGATGCCGGTGAGTTCGACAAATTGACCCGGACGCAGGCCGGTGGCTTGCAGGAGGGGTGCAGTAATATAAACTTTACCCGTTACTCCTTGTAGTTCTGGCTGAGATTGTTCTTGCTCGTTTGTTTGGGGCGGTTGAGAGGTAATAATTTCGGTAAAGCTAGTTGCATCCAGCCAAAATTGGGCTTTGCCAGAACGAGTCAGGCGTGGCATACTCTCTACATTGCCAGCCAGAATCATTAAAGGTTCTTGCAGAAATTGAGAGTTTTGCGTCTGGATGCTGTTAGGGGGGACAAAATGGCTGATATCGTTAGCAGCCGGTTGGGGAATGCGCCATTGAAAGTAAAGGGTTGCCACCAATCCAATGATACCGGCGATTAGCCACAGAAAAGCCTTCGGGCCGGTGCGCCAAAAGCGGGGGACAACAAAAAATGCTGCCACGCTAAGAGCCAATAGTATGACACCACCGGCCGGTAGGCGAAAAACTTGAGCAGAGATTGCTGTAGAGAGCAACCCTAGAATATAGGCAAAACAAAGAAGTGCGACACCTGTGGCACTCATTAGATAGATAGTCCTAATTTCAACCCAAAAACGACATGAATTACCATCAGTACAAGGGCGGTACTTCCCAAGTAGGCGTGAATGGTGCGGAAGGTAGCTTTATTGTCGCCGCCAAAACCAAATAGGGAGATACTGCCATTGATGGCGAGCAATCCCAGCAAAATTGAGCCTGTCCAAAAATGGGGGCTTTCTAAGATGGGCTGATGCTGCATAACGAGAGAGAGGAGTCCGCCGGTGTAGCCTAATGCCATGAATAGGAACATCCAGGGGGCGATTTGCCGGTGAGCGCTACGATTTTTATTGACAAGATCACCATCTTTGCTGAGTCGTACCCGCCAGCCGGTGAGTCCGACAAAACTACCCATCACAAAAATAACAATGCCCATCATAGCGGGGTGCCCCCAGTGGGTGATGGGTTCGGGGATATTCAAGCTGCGGAAGAATTGGGCAATGGGTTCGAGGAGTTGGTTTAGATCCATACGTTGAGTGTTGTTGATTTGTGCTGTAGTAGTACAGGCTTCCCGCCTGTGTTTGGTTGTGAGGCTGACCGCAAGATGGCTGACTTTGCAGTTTATCTTTTTTAATTATCTGGTGGAAGTTGCCAGAAATTAAGGGGCCTTTTAGAGGGATGCGGGGGTTGGTGTATTTTTGTGGCGTAAGAGGGGAAATTCAAGTTGTTCTCGCTGTTGCAGGTAAAGGTGAGCAACACGCCGTGCTAGGTTGCGGATGCGGCCAATATAACGAGTGCGTTCGGTGACGGCAATTACGCCTCTGGCGTCTAGTAAGTTGAAGCTGTGGGAGCATTTGAGGACGTAATCAAGGGCCGGTAATACTAGACCTCGCTGGACGAGTTGTTCTGCTTCTTGTTCGTAAAGTCCAAACAAGGTGAAGAGTAAATCGGGGTTGGAGGCTTCAAAGTTATAGGTACTATGTTCAATTTCGCCTTGGAGGTGAACGTCGCCATAGGTTACTTCATCTGTCCAGCGAATTTTGGTAAAGGCTTCGACTTCTTGAAGATACATTGCCAGACGTTCTAAACCATAGGTGATTTCGATACAGACGGGCCGGCAGTCGATGCCGCCACATTGCTGAAAGTAAGTGAATTGGGTAATTTCCATGCCATCGAGCCAAACTTCCCAGCCAACGCCCCAAGCGCCCAAGGTGGGGGATTCCCAGTTATCTTCAACAAAACGAATATCGTGATCTTCGGGCCGGATG from Ancylothrix sp. D3o harbors:
- a CDS encoding ComEC/Rec2 family competence protein, which produces MSATGVALLCFAYILGLLSTAISAQVFRLPAGGVILLALSVAAFFVVPRFWRTGPKAFLWLIAGIIGLVATLYFQWRIPQPAANDISHFVPPNSIQTQNSQFLQEPLMILAGNVESMPRLTRSGKAQFWLDATSFTEIITSQPPQTNEQEQSQPELQGVTGKVYITAPLLQATGLRPGQFVELTGILYKPQPPANPGAFDFQAYLAKEGCFAGFRARQVNIPEGQNVSKYGWWLLRRHIARIQVDKLGVPEGPLVSAMTLGKEAVDLPYDVRDWFAQVGLAHAVAASGAQVSLILSVVLALTKRLSDRLQFGVGIAAIIIFTGLAGFEPAVSRAALMGVGALLALLTDRKVKPLGSLLLAGTFLLLFNPGWIWDIGFNLSFLATLGLVVTVPGILARLDWLPTTIASVIAVPLAASLWTLPLQLYTFNVISPYSIIVNIITAPLIAVISLGGFISAFTGFFVPTAGSALAYLLFYPTHWLIKIAEYFSQLPGNSVAVGAISVVQLVTLYGLIILVWILSLWQAKQKQASRFQKGKKKKNQKKSFNFLPYVLGLSFVVAVVVVVVPAWQTKISVSRVTVLATNGEPVLVFEDKGEVTLIKSGDENTARFTVLSFLQERGVNQIDWGLALNSQLKSKQAWDLVSKAMPIKSFYGIINNDKEDSKQSEQSGFFQELPVGQTVALGGISVRVLNTEAPVVLLEIQGQNWLWLGNLKPTEQEKLAKTIKLENLQVLWWSGKALKASLIEVLEPAFAIASSRSVDAETTEYLKAVNAELYWTGRDGAIEWTGAGGFQKTLDGEAKNGLL
- a CDS encoding DUF4079 domain-containing protein → MDLNQLLEPIAQFFRSLNIPEPITHWGHPAMMGIVIFVMGSFVGLTGWRVRLSKDGDLVNKNRSAHRQIAPWMFLFMALGYTGGLLSLVMQHQPILESPHFWTGSILLGLLAINGSISLFGFGGDNKATFRTIHAYLGSTALVLMVIHVVFGLKLGLSI
- the glyQ gene encoding glycine--tRNA ligase subunit alpha, which gives rise to MNFQSVIATLHQFWAERGCLIAQPYDIEKGAGTMSPHTFLRAIGPEPWSVAYVEPCRRPTDGRYGENPNRYQHYYQYQVIIKPSPDNIQEIYLDSLRALGIRPEDHDIRFVEDNWESPTLGAWGVGWEVWLDGMEITQFTYFQQCGGIDCRPVCIEITYGLERLAMYLQEVEAFTKIRWTDEVTYGDVHLQGEIEHSTYNFEASNPDLLFTLFGLYEQEAEQLVQRGLVLPALDYVLKCSHSFNLLDARGVIAVTERTRYIGRIRNLARRVAHLYLQQREQLEFPLLRHKNTPTPASL